The Sphingomonas aliaeris genome segment CCGGCGTCGGTTTCTGCGCCAGTGGTGTTACCCGGCAGCCCGCTGATGATCGGCGGGGGAGCCGTGTTCAGCAGGTTGTTCCCGCCAACGTAGAACTCGTAATTATCGCCTGCCTTGAAGCGAACCTGCGAGTCCAGATAGAATACCGACTTGATCCGCGCACGACGATCGGTTGGCGACGTCGAATTTCCGGTGCCGTCATCGATCTGGGCAAGGAACGTATTATCCAGGAATGCCGGGCCGATATAGTTGCCGCGGAAGACGATGCCCACGTTATCCAGATCGTAGGCGAACGTGCCGAAGACCTTGTTACGCGAAGCGCCGACTTCGTTGACGAACGGATCACGATCCTCACCCGGCAGCGGAACGACATAGCCCTTGAACACGTGGGTCCAGGCAACGTTGAAGTTCGCCTTACCCGGCAGGCCGATCTCCGTCATATCCTGGCGATACGATGCCGTGAGATCCAGACCGGAAGTCTTGAGACCGCCCGAGTTGTTCGAGGTCGCATTCACGAAGTCCAGCGAACCCGCGCTGTTCGCACCGGCGGGTGCCGGACGACGCGTGATGAACGAGCAGAATGCCGCGTTCGCCTGGCGATAGCACTGATCGAGAATGAACTGCCGCGGAATGGAGGTGATGGCGTCCTTGATCGTGATGTTGAAGTAATCCGCGGTGAACGAGAAATTCCGCAGGAAATGTACCGATCGCGGATTGATCACCGCACCCAGCGTGTAGGACGTGCCCTTTTCCGCCTTCAGGTTAGGATTGCTCGTATCCAGTCCGCTGACGCCCTGGACGTCCGCCTGGTTCAGCGTGAAGGCACCGTTTGCGGCGATGTTCGCCGCCACGCCACCGTTCGCACGACACTGGATACCCAGCGTCCCGGCCGTCGTCGCCGTCACACCCTGACAGGGATCCTGCAGGCCGGTCGGGAACGTCTGGCCCGAACCGCCGAACAATTCACCGATGTTCGGCGCGCGAACCGAGCGGGAATAGACACCGCGGAAGCGGATATCTTCCACCGGCGCCCATTCGAGACCGCCGTTATAGCTGTAGGTCGTGCCGATGGTCGAATAATGCGAGATCCGGCCCGCACCCGTCGCCGTCAGTTCACGGAAGAAAGGTGTGTTGGACAGCAGGGGCACGCGCAATTCGCCATAGCCTTCGACGACATCGAAGGTGCCGGACGTATTGGCCAGCTTGTTGCCGCCGTTCAGCCCGGCATTCGTCAAAGCGTCGAACGTCTGACGAGCCGTTTCTTTACGATATTCGGTACCAAGCGAAACACCGAGCGGTCCAGCGGGGAGATCGATCAACGAACCCGAAACGTTCGCACCGGCATTGTACTGGCTGGTGAAGCTGGTCAACGAAGACGGCGCAGAGATATAGGAAATCGCTGCCGGGCTGAGACGGCCGGTGCCATTGAATACGTCGGCCGGCACGCAACCCTGCGCACGAGCATTCGCATCACGGCAGATCGCATCCGCGGTGGAGCCATTTCCGTTCAGATCGAAAACGTCGGTGACGACATCGAGCGCGTTACGGAAGTTGACGACATTGACCTGGCCACCCGACGTCTGCGATTCACGGGTTTGACCGTAAGACGCGAACACTTCGTAGTTGAACCGATCGGTGATTGCCCCACTGACGCCGGCGACGACACGGAACGTATCGCGATCCGCCACCGACCCACGGTTGCCGAAATCGCTCAAACGACGGGTGAAGCCGATGTCACGCAGGCCATCGCCTGCGTCATTCTGATCGATCACGCCGTTGCCGTTCGTGTCCCGAAGGGGCGTATCGACCGCAAGGTTGTAGACAGCCTGCGGGACGAGCGGGTTGCGCGTCAGCACCTGAGCACCAGTCAGCGGGTTGGTCTGGAAATTCTCGATGGCAAAGCGACCGCCGGTCGCCGGGAAGATGCCGTTATTGCCCGCCGAATCGAGCGGGAATGGCTCGAGCTCCGTTACGACCTTGGTCGAAGCGTAAGTGCCTTCGAGAAATACGTTGGCAGCCTTGCTGATTTCGAAGTTCGCGCGGGTGGCGAACAGGTAACGCTCCGTCGGGATAGCGATCGTGCGGAATGCGGAGCGATTGAACCCGGTTGGATTCCGCGTTGCACTGCCGTTCGTGGACGTAGTGACGAGTGCGCCCGTGATCGGGTCGTAAGTCCGCGTAACCGCAGCTCGAGCAGCGATATCACCGATATCGGTGAAGCTGCCATTACCATTCGCGTCGAAGCCGGGAACGGCGGACTGAATGAACAGAGTGCCTTGCGGCGCGAAGCCCGAGAAGAACGGCTGCGTGACCTTGAACAGATCGTCCGCCAGCCCGGTCACCCCGGCGCCCGTGCTGAACTGATCGATTGCCGAGCGCGCGCGATCGCGCGAGAAAACGGCGCCTTCCTTCGTGTAGCCGGCATAAACGATGACGTTGCCGCGATCCTCGGCAAAGTTGCCGCCAATCGTCAGGTTCAGCTGCTTGTCAGCGCTATCGCCCTCTTCCGAGATGCCGACCTGGCCGTTGAGTTCGACGCCCTGATAGTTCTTCTTGTAGACGATGTTGACGACGCCAGCGACCGCGTCGGAGCCGTACACCGACGATGCGCCGCCGGTAAGAACGTCGACCCGCTCGATGAACTGCGCCGGGATCGTGTTCAGATCGACCGTCGAAGTGCCCGGGATACCTGCAACGAACCGGCGACCATCGACCAGGACGAGCGTGCGGTTGGCTCCGAGGTTGCGCAGATCGACGGTCGCGACACCCGCGCTGGACGTGGAGAAGTTCGAGTTGGTGCGGCTGATACCCGGGGTACCGAATGCCGGGTTCTGCAGCAGAACGCTCTGGAGGTTCGGGGTGCCCGAATCATCGAT includes the following:
- a CDS encoding TonB-dependent receptor domain-containing protein, which codes for MAAILRGRLLASSFLIGGVLIAAPVVAQSTNNTPTTPPAGTTDPTTGERATSDVGDVAPEQDIVVTGSRIASPALISASPLQIIDAQDIDDSGTPNLQSVLLQNPAFGTPGISRTNSNFSTSSAGVATVDLRNLGANRTLVLVDGRRFVAGIPGTSTVDLNTIPAQFIERVDVLTGGASSVYGSDAVAGVVNIVYKKNYQGVELNGQVGISEEGDSADKQLNLTIGGNFAEDRGNVIVYAGYTKEGAVFSRDRARSAIDQFSTGAGVTGLADDLFKVTQPFFSGFAPQGTLFIQSAVPGFDANGNGSFTDIGDIAARAAVTRTYDPITGALVTTSTNGSATRNPTGFNRSAFRTIAIPTERYLFATRANFEISKAANVFLEGTYASTKVVTELEPFPLDSAGNNGIFPATGGRFAIENFQTNPLTGAQVLTRNPLVPQAVYNLAVDTPLRDTNGNGVIDQNDAGDGLRDIGFTRRLSDFGNRGSVADRDTFRVVAGVSGAITDRFNYEVFASYGQTRESQTSGGQVNVVNFRNALDVVTDVFDLNGNGSTADAICRDANARAQGCVPADVFNGTGRLSPAAISYISAPSSLTSFTSQYNAGANVSGSLIDLPAGPLGVSLGTEYRKETARQTFDALTNAGLNGGNKLANTSGTFDVVEGYGELRVPLLSNTPFFRELTATGAGRISHYSTIGTTYSYNGGLEWAPVEDIRFRGVYSRSVRAPNIGELFGGSGQTFPTGLQDPCQGVTATTAGTLGIQCRANGGVAANIAANGAFTLNQADVQGVSGLDTSNPNLKAEKGTSYTLGAVINPRSVHFLRNFSFTADYFNITIKDAITSIPRQFILDQCYRQANAAFCSFITRRPAPAGANSAGSLDFVNATSNNSGGLKTSGLDLTASYRQDMTEIGLPGKANFNVAWTHVFKGYVVPLPGEDRDPFVNEVGASRNKVFGTFAYDLDNVGIVFRGNYIGPAFLDNTFLAQIDDGTGNSTSPTDRRARIKSVFYLDSQVRFKAGDNYEFYVGGNNLLNTAPPPIISGLPGNTTGAETDAGTYDAIGRRFYAGAKIKF